A stretch of DNA from Terriglobia bacterium:
CGAGCGCCGACACGGCGGGAAGCGCACTCCTGCACTTGCGCGGCTCGAGCCTCATAGCGAGATTCCCTCCTCCGTAGGGCCCGATCCGGGCCTCGTTGACGACTGCCGGGCACGCCGCATGTCTCCGCGACCCGCCCGTCATGTTGGCGGCCATTGTGTGTGCGGGGCCGCTCATTGTCAACTGCAAGACGCGCGCCCATGCGCGAGTGCCCGCAGTGGGAGCGAACTAGCGCGCATCTCACGCGGCCCACGCCGGAAGGTACTGGTATAAGTTACCGAATTGGTGTAGTATTCGGACCCAAAGCCCCTGGCACGTCTTCTGCGAGGCGTGTCCCCGGGACGAATCGAAAGGAGGCCCGCCATCGGACTGCGACTAACGAATGCCGGCGACTATGCCATCCGGGGCATGATCCATATCGCTTCCACGGCCGACGGCGTGGTGTCGTTGCGCAGCGACATCGCCGAGGCGCAGGGGATTCCTCCGAGCTTCATGGCGAAGATCCTCCGCAGTCTCGTGCGGGCTCGCCTGCTCCGCTCTTCCCGCGGGGTCCACGGAGGCTTCGCGCTGGCCAGGGCCGCTTCGCGCATCACGCTGCTGGACGTCGTCGAGGCGATCGAGGGACCGCTGTCGCTGACCAACTGCACCCCCGATCCGGCGGGGTGCGCGCGATCGGACGACTGCCCGGCGACCTCGGTCTGGCTCGAAGTGCAGCAGAAGATGGCGGAGGTCCTGAATAGCACGACGCTCGAGAGCCTGACCCTGGTGCACAAGCGCACCGCACGGCCGGCGGTTGCCCACGGAAGCGACGGGGACCGCAGGTCACACGGACGCGATCACTCGGGCAAGGCGCTCGGCGACCTCGCCAGCCACCGCCGATAGATCGGCCTCGGGAAAGAGGGAGGCCATCGCGGTCGCGTTGACCGCCTCGATTCTCGTATGCCCTGGATCGGTCTGCCGCACCACCACGTTGCACGGGAGCATGAGCCCGATGGCGGGCGCGGCCTCGAGCGCGCGGTGCGCCAGCGGTGGGTTGCACGCGCCGAGGATCACGAACGGTGTGAAGTCCACTCCCAGCTTCTCCTTCAGGGTGGCCTTCACGTCGATCCGGGTAAGGATGCCGAAGCCCTCCTTCTTGAGCGCTTCCTCCACCTTCGCGAGGGCGACGTCGTAGGGCAGGTCCACGGTCTTGCCGATCCCGATGTCCATGGGCCCTCCTAGTCCTCCCGCACGCCCGCCGTTCGAAGGATCCAGATCATCGGACACCAGCCGCTGAACGCGGACTGGAACAGATTGAGCCCGACGAACGCCGTGAAGAGGTAGAACCACGGGCTCACGAACGCGCCGAGAGCGACGGACAGCACCACGAACAGACCCGCGATCATCCTGAGCCGGGCGTTGATTCCCATCGCGTTCCCCTTTCCTCGGGGCCGCCCGCGGGGCCCCACTCGCACCCGGAGATGCAGCACCGGGGAGCGAGGATACACGGGGCGGGACGCGCGGCCCCGTCAGCGTCGCCCGTGGAACTTCTCGTACGCCTCGGCACAGGACC
This window harbors:
- a CDS encoding Rrf2 family transcriptional regulator; translation: MIHIASTADGVVSLRSDIAEAQGIPPSFMAKILRSLVRARLLRSSRGVHGGFALARAASRITLLDVVEAIEGPLSLTNCTPDPAGCARSDDCPATSVWLEVQQKMAEVLNSTTLESLTLVHKRTARPAVAHGSDGDRRSHGRDHSGKALGDLASHRR
- a CDS encoding DUF302 domain-containing protein; this encodes MDIGIGKTVDLPYDVALAKVEEALKKEGFGILTRIDVKATLKEKLGVDFTPFVILGACNPPLAHRALEAAPAIGLMLPCNVVVRQTDPGHTRIEAVNATAMASLFPEADLSAVAGEVAERLARVIASV
- a CDS encoding DUF2892 domain-containing protein, translating into MGINARLRMIAGLFVVLSVALGAFVSPWFYLFTAFVGLNLFQSAFSGWCPMIWILRTAGVRED